One genomic window of Mucilaginibacter sp. SJ includes the following:
- a CDS encoding FAD binding domain-containing protein, with product MNQFQYARPAETAAAVKSLAKEPNGYFLAGGTNLVDMMKMGLVVPDKLIDINRLPLKKIEKTATGMHIGALASNSEVAEYAYIKAQYPLLALAINAGASPQLRNMATVGGNLMQRTRCPYFFDTAMPCNKRTPGSGCGALEGINRMHALFGASDKCIAVNPSDMNVALAALDATIHVTGIKGPRTIKIGDFHRLPGNHPELDNTLQKGELITSVDLPVASSAYNKHVYYLKIRDRTSYAFALVSVAAALHIENNTITGARLAMGGVAHKPWRLTTAETFLKGKAVTEDNFKQAAQIAMQGAKAYEYNKFKLKLAPNAIVQSLKLATGLAT from the coding sequence ATGAACCAGTTTCAGTATGCACGGCCAGCCGAAACAGCTGCCGCCGTTAAATCATTGGCGAAAGAACCCAATGGGTACTTTTTGGCAGGCGGAACCAATTTGGTTGATATGATGAAGATGGGACTGGTGGTACCCGATAAGCTGATTGATATTAACCGCCTCCCGCTTAAAAAGATAGAGAAAACAGCCACAGGTATGCACATCGGTGCTTTAGCCTCCAATAGTGAGGTTGCTGAGTACGCTTATATAAAGGCGCAATACCCGTTGCTGGCGCTGGCGATCAATGCCGGTGCTTCGCCGCAGCTGCGCAACATGGCTACCGTTGGGGGCAATCTTATGCAGCGTACCCGCTGTCCTTATTTTTTTGATACTGCTATGCCTTGCAATAAACGTACACCCGGAAGCGGTTGTGGAGCGTTGGAGGGGATTAATCGCATGCATGCCCTTTTTGGCGCCAGCGATAAATGTATTGCTGTTAATCCCAGTGATATGAATGTGGCGCTGGCCGCGTTGGATGCCACCATACACGTAACGGGTATAAAAGGCCCGAGAACTATTAAGATCGGCGATTTTCACCGCTTGCCAGGCAATCATCCGGAACTTGATAATACCTTGCAAAAAGGCGAGTTGATCACTTCAGTTGATCTGCCTGTAGCATCATCTGCTTATAACAAGCATGTTTACTATTTAAAGATCCGCGACCGTACATCATATGCCTTTGCTCTGGTATCGGTAGCTGCTGCTCTGCATATCGAAAATAATACTATTACAGGCGCAAGGCTGGCCATGGGCGGGGTGGCACATAAGCCGTGGCGTTTAACCACTGCCGAAACATTTTTAAAAGGTAAAGCTGTTACTGAAGATAATTTTAAGCAGGCTGCTCAAATTGCCATGCAGGGAGCTAAAGCTTATGAGTACAACAAGTTTAAGTTAAAGCTTGCGCCCAATGCTATCGTACAATCCTTGAAATTGGCCACCGGCCTTGCAACATAA
- a CDS encoding (2Fe-2S)-binding protein, producing MSTIKPCTPTDGEDISNGTRRDFLKQTSLLTAIALTPVTVVKAAENQWDEKLAGVFEKQALHLEVNGVKHELMVEPRVTLLEVLREYLDLTGTKKGCDRGQCGACTVHVNGVRINSCLSLALTNDGKKITTIEGLAKEEELHPMQEAFIKHDGFQCGYCTSGQIMSAVALLKEGHAGSETEIREFMSGNICRCGAYPNIAKAIQEVKGGMV from the coding sequence ATGTCTACAATAAAGCCCTGCACTCCAACCGACGGCGAAGACATCTCAAACGGAACGCGCCGTGATTTTCTTAAGCAAACATCGCTGTTAACGGCCATTGCCTTAACACCGGTTACTGTAGTTAAAGCGGCCGAAAACCAATGGGATGAGAAACTTGCCGGCGTTTTTGAAAAGCAAGCCCTGCACCTGGAGGTGAACGGTGTAAAACATGAATTGATGGTTGAACCGCGTGTTACCCTGCTGGAAGTGCTGCGCGAATACCTCGATCTTACAGGTACAAAAAAGGGTTGCGACCGCGGCCAATGCGGCGCTTGTACGGTGCATGTAAATGGCGTACGCATTAACTCGTGCCTGAGCTTGGCATTAACAAATGATGGTAAAAAGATAACCACTATTGAAGGCCTTGCCAAAGAGGAAGAGCTGCATCCCATGCAGGAGGCATTTATTAAGCATGATGGTTTTCAATGCGGATATTGTACATCAGGACAAATTATGTCGGCTGTGGCTTTGCTTAAAGAGGGACATGCCGGTTCTGAAACCGAGATCAGAGAGTTTATGAGCGGTAACATTTGCCGTTGCGGCGCTTATCCCAATATTGCTAAAGCTATTCAGGAAGTTAAGGGGGGTATGGTATGA